The genomic interval TTAACTATTAATGGTACTAGTAAAACATATTCAATTGGTGGCAGACAAATACATATTATTAGAAATAATGCTTCAGATTTTATAGCTTTTGATTTAGAATGTCCGGATAGAAACTGCAATGCACCCTTAGATATCATTACAAATGCGCCAATTATAACTTGTACTTGCCATGATAGAAATTATAATTATTTACAAGGTGGTAAACTAATTGGAGAAGAAGGTTGTGGCATGTTAATGTACACTGTTAACCTAATTGGGAGCGACGGGGTTCAAATAAGAAATTAAAATTGTAGATTAGTTAAATTGAGTTGCTTATTTTTGCCTAAACACAACAATTCTCAACGTGAAAAACTATTATTCTTCAGATTTTAAATTAGGCGTTCTTGGTGGAGGTCAATTAGGTAGAATGCTTTTAGCAGAAACTCAAAAATTAGACATTCATACTTCTATTTTAGAAACGAATAAAAATGCACCTTGTGCAGAAATTTGCAACACGTTTGTGGTTGGAGATTTATTAGATTTTGATGCCGTTTACAACTTTGGTAAAACCGTAGATGTTTTAACTATTGAAATTGAAAATGTAAACTTAGATGCTTTAGACAAATTAGAAGATGAAGGTTTAACCATTTTTCCAAAACCAAAAGATTTACGCATTATTCAAAATAAAGCTAGGCAAAAGAATTTTTATGTAGACCATGAAATTCCTACGGCAGATTTTTCTCATTTTGCACATTCTACAGAGATTAAACATTCTTATGAAAATAATACGATAAATTTTCCTTTTGTTTGGAAAGCAGCTCGTTTTGGTTATGATGGTAATGGTGTTAAAATTGTTAGAAATATAGAGGATTTAGAGTCTTTACCAAATGTTGAATGTATTACTGAAAAACTGATTCCATTTAAAAATGAATTGGCAGTAATTGTGGCAAGAAATGCGGATGGAGCAGTAAAAACCTATCCGGTTGTAGAAATGGAATTTCATCCAGAAGCAAACCAGGTTGAGTATGTAATCTGTCCTGCAAGAATAGATGCTCAAGTAGCAGAAAAAGCGAGAGAAATAGCTTTAAAAGTAGTAAGCGATTTAGATTTTGTTGGTTTGTTGGCTGTAGAAATGTTTCAGACAGTAGATGATAAGATCTTAGTAAATGAAGTAGCTCCAAGACCTCATAATTCTGGGCATTATTCTATTGAAGCAAGTTATACCAATCAATTTGAACAACACATACGCTCAATCTTAAATCTTCCATTAGGAAATACAGATAGTAAAGTTGCCGGAATTATGGTGAATTTAGTAGGTGAAGAAGGTTTTTCTGGTGATGTAATTTATGAAAACATAGAAGAAATTCTAAAAATTGACGGAGTTACGCCACATATTTATGGAAAAAAAGAAACACGTCCGTTTAGAAAAATGGGACATGTTACTATTGTAAATAAAGATATTGAAGTTGCTAG from Polaribacter sejongensis carries:
- a CDS encoding Rieske 2Fe-2S domain-containing protein, with amino-acid sequence MIKKIVLFCCFMIVMSCSDNTQINDCFLDVNVSEVLNTRLPSYQLLTINGTSKTYSIGGRQIHIIRNNASDFIAFDLECPDRNCNAPLDIITNAPIITCTCHDRNYNYLQGGKLIGEEGCGMLMYTVNLIGSDGVQIRN
- a CDS encoding 5-(carboxyamino)imidazole ribonucleotide synthase, with product MKNYYSSDFKLGVLGGGQLGRMLLAETQKLDIHTSILETNKNAPCAEICNTFVVGDLLDFDAVYNFGKTVDVLTIEIENVNLDALDKLEDEGLTIFPKPKDLRIIQNKARQKNFYVDHEIPTADFSHFAHSTEIKHSYENNTINFPFVWKAARFGYDGNGVKIVRNIEDLESLPNVECITEKLIPFKNELAVIVARNADGAVKTYPVVEMEFHPEANQVEYVICPARIDAQVAEKAREIALKVVSDLDFVGLLAVEMFQTVDDKILVNEVAPRPHNSGHYSIEASYTNQFEQHIRSILNLPLGNTDSKVAGIMVNLVGEEGFSGDVIYENIEEILKIDGVTPHIYGKKETRPFRKMGHVTIVNKDIEVARKVAQEVKETLRVISKNN